In Marinobacterium sp. LSUCC0821, the DNA window GATGAAAGCGGTAAACAAAATAGCAATAAAGAAGATTACATTATGGATGTAAGCCCTTGTTATTGTGCAGAAGTTGTTAAAGAAAAACAGTGTAGCCTTTTAATACACGGACATACACACCGCCCCGCTGTTCATGGCGATATCAATGGTAATGAAGAGTTGAAACGAATAGTCCTTGGCGACTGGTCAGAGTCTGGCTGGTATCTACTAAGTGACGATCAGCAACTGGAACTGATCAAGTTCAAGCCATCAAAAAATTTCAACTAGCCCTTATGGGATCAGTGGCTAGCTCGCTTTTGCCAAAAGTGATTGCGCTGGCGCACCTGAGTGGAACCTAAACTCAGAATCCTCCTCCAACACCAACTCATTTTCACGTTTTCTAAATAGCGCAATTCGATCTTCAATCGAGCAGCTTGCATTGCTTTGCGCTAGATGCAGGTAATCCTGATAGTGACGCCCCTCTGATTTGAGCAGAGAGAGGTAGAACTTCTGTAGCTCCTCATCTAAATAGGGAGCAAGCTTAGCGAAACGCTCACAAGAGCGCGCTTCAATAAATGCGCCTACGATAAGGGTATCTATCAATCGATCCGGCTCATCACGTCTAACCAACGTATGCATGCCGCCGGCGTAACGTGAAGCACTTAAGGATCCATATCTGAGCTTGCGGCGCTTCATAATGCCAAGCACCTTCTCAAAGTGCACAAGCTCTTCACGAGCAAGGCGCGACATCTTATCGAGAAGATCTAGATGATCGACGTAGCGAAACATCAGAGTCATTGCTGTAGAGGCCGCCTTCTTCTCACAGTGCGCATGGTCTGTAAGCAGCAGTTGCAACTGAACTGGATCCTTCGCCATATCAATCCAGCTTTCAGGGGTCTCACAACCCAAAAACGCTTGAATTTCAGCTAATACATCCACAACAGCTCACTCCATACACACCAAGATTGCGGCGCATTATAACGGGAGATAGGTGCAGGATCATCCTAGCAAGCCGAATATTTGGGCTTTTTATAATTTATAATTTTAGAGGTGTAATAAATGGTTCTATCGCGGCCAAAGTATAAGTCTATTTAATGCTTAGAGCGATTAACTTGTTTGTGCAACTGCGGTAAAATTGCGCCCGATTTTTTAAAAAACCATCGATATCCATTTGGGGTATCGGCCCTCTTCTCAAAAGGAATTGGGTGTAGTTATTGATGAGGGCAATACTGTGCTTGAAGCTTACCGTAAACACGTTGCAGAACGTGCCGCAGAAGGTGTACCACCAAAACCACTAGACGCTGATCAGACTAGCGCGCTGGTTGAACTGCTTAAGAACCCACCAGCAGGTGAAGAAGAATTCCTACTCGACCTCATCACAAACCGCGTACCAGCGGGTGTAGACCAGGCTGCGTATGTTAAAGCTGGCTTCCTAGCTGCAATTACTACAGGCGAAGCAAGCTCACCTCTTATCTCTGCAGAGCACGCAGTTGAACTACTGGGCACAATGCTTGGCGGTTACAACATCGAGCCAATGATCGCTTGTCTTGATAACGCTGCACTAGCTCCAGTTGCTGCTAAAGGCCTATCAAACACACTTCTAATGTTTGACGCATTCCATGATGTTAAAGAGAAGATGGATGCAGGCAACGCCGCTGCTAAACAGGTTATGGAATCTTGGGCTGCTGGTGAATGGTTCACCTCTAAGCCAGCTCTTGCTGACAAGATCACTGTCACTGTTTTCAAGGTACCTGGCGAAACAAACACTGATGACCTATCACCTGCTCCAGATGCATGGTCTCGTCCAGATATTCCTCTACACGCTAACGCAATGCTTAAGATGGAGCGCGAAGGCATCAACCCTGAAGAACCAGGTGTTAAAGGCCCACTTGCTCAGATCGAAGAAGTGAAAGCGAAAGGTTTCCCAGTTGCTTACGTAGGTGACGTTGTTGGTACAGGCTCTTCACGTAAGTCTGCAACAAACTCTGTTCTTTGGTTCTTCGGTGATGATATCCCGAACGTTCCTAACAAACGTGCTGGCGGTTACTGTTTCGGCGGTAAGATCGCACCTATTTTCTACAACACAATGGAAGATGCGGGCGCACTACCTATCGAGATGCCAGTTGATAAGCTAGAGATGGGCGACGTAATCGACGTATTCCCATACGAAGGTAAAGTTAAGCGTCACGGTACTGAAGAAGTTATCAGCGAATTCGAACTTAAGACTCAGGTTCTTATCGACGAAGTACGCGCAGGTGGCCGTATCCCTCTAATCATCGGTCGCGGCCTAACTGAGAAAGCGCGTGAAGCTCTTGGTCTTGGTGCATCTGACCTATTCCGCAAACCACAGCAGCCTGCTGACACTGGCAAGGGTTACTCACTTGCTCAGAAGATGGTTGGTAAAGCATGTGGCATGGATGGCGTTCGTCCAGGCATGTACTGCGAACCTAAGATGACGACTGTTGGCTCACAGGATACTACTGGTCCTATGACGCGTGACGAGCTTAAAGACCTTGCGTGTCTTGGCTTCTCTGCTGACCTAGTAATGCAGTCATTCTGTCACACTGCGGCTTACCCTAAACCAGTTGACGTTAACACTCACCACACGCTTCCTGATTTCATCATGAACCGTGGCGGTGTATCTCTACGTCCAGGTGACGGTGTAATCCACTCTTGGCTAAACCGTATGCTTCTTCCAGATACTGTAGGTACTGGCGGTGACTCGCATACACGTTTCCCACTAGGCATCTCATTCCCAGCAGGTTCTGGCCTTGTAGCATTCGCTGCTGCAACTGGCGTAATGCCACTGGATATGCCTGAGTCTGTACTTGTACGATTCAAAGGTAAGCGTAACGCAGGTATCACTCTACGTGACCTAGTACACGCAATCCCTTACTACGCAATCAAAGCAGGTCACCTAACTGTGGCCAAAGCTGGCAAGAAGAATATCTTCTCTGGTCGCGTACTTGAGATCGAAGGTCTTGAAGATCTTACTGTTGAGCAGGCGTTCGAACTATCTGACGCATCTGCAGAGCGTTCAGCAGCAGGCTGTACAATCACTCTAGGTGAAGATTCAGTTGCTGAGTACCTACGTTCTAACATCGTGATGCTTAAGTGGATGCTTGCTGAAGGTTACGGTGATGTGCGTACTATCTCACGTCGTATCAAAGGCATGGAAGAGTGGCTAGCTAACCCAAGCCTAATGCGTGCTGATGCGGATGCTGAATACGCTGCAGTTATCGAAATCGATCTTGCAGATATTAAAGAGCCAATCCTATGTGCTCCAAACGATCCAGATGATGCTCGTCTTCTTTCTGACGTACAGGGCGCTGCGATCAATGAAGTATTCATCGGTTCTTGTATGACCAACATCGGTCACTTCCGTGCAGCGGGTAAACTTCTAGAAGCTTCTGGTAAGTCTATCCCTACTCGCATGTGGATTGCGCCACCTACTAAGATGGATGCAGCTCAGCTAAGCGACGAAGGCTACTACAACGTATTCGGTAAAGCCGGTGCACGTATGGAGATGCCAGGCTGTTCACTATGTATGGGTAACCAGGCACGCGTTGCAGCTAAATCGACTGTAGTATCTACATCGACTCGTAACTTCCCTAACCGTCTAGGTGATGGTGCGGATGTATTCCTAGCGTCTGCTGAACTTGCAGCAGTAGCAGCTCTGGAAGGTAAACTACCAACCGTTGCTGAGTACATGGAGTACGCACAGAAGATCGACAGCATGGCTGGCGACATCTACCGCTACCTAAACTTCGATCAGATGGACAACTACGTTGCTAAAGCATCGTCAGTAATCCCAACAGTTGAAGCTTAATCGCTTAACTGTTTGATCACAGAAAACCCGGCCTTGGCCGGGTTTTTTATTGTCTGAAAATTGGGATTGGCGCGGGTTTAAAGATTGCGGCAATGCGCTCCTACGGCGTATTTCCAAGGTCGCGTAGGAGCGCATTCGCCAGAGGCGAAGCCGCGATTAGATTCCGGAGTGTAATTTGGTAGCGGATGACAGGCTGAAAGCCTGTCACCCACACTTCGTAGCTAGATCAACGCACCGGTGTCAGGCTTCAGCCTGACATCCGCCGTTTCAGTGTTTTCCAGAGATCTGTTCAATAATCCCCTTCACCCCCATTTCGCGCAGCAGCTCGACATTGCGCTCTGGGATTGCATCGATATCGGGGTGGGTTTCGATTGCCCAAGCGACACTCGCTTCTCGAATAATGTGGAGCATGGGATGGGGTGAGCGATTGGTGTGGTTGGCGGGATCAAAAGGAGCAACACCTTCGAAAACGTAATCTGGGTGGAACCCTGCGATTTGATAGGTTCCTGTATATCCAAGCTCATCCATCAACATCTCTACCCCTGCTAAATAGTCGAGGTACTCCTCAAAATCATGGAGCATTTCAGGTACGACCAACAAGGTGGTCTCTATCGCTTCAGAACGGTCTAACTGCTCTATCTCATCCAGAAGAGTCTGACTCAGTTGTGCAAGGTCTTTACCTGTATACTCAACAAAACGGACCTTACCTTGATCAAGCGGATGCTTCGCAAAGGGACAGAGATTGAGCGCCACGACAAAGCGATCGACCCAAGCTTTTGTTGTTTCTATGGCGCTACTTCTGTTATCAGACATACATAAACCTTAGCACTAGAATTCCTTCTCCTAAATAGGAACTACCTGTCAAGGAGAATAGAGGTAAAAATCCAAACTTTTCTTACCCACAGAATCTGTGGATAACTTGGTGGATTGTTTTTGGATTGAAGCCGCTAAGCCCCGTATTTAGTACGCCTTAGCAAATTGGTGTAATTTTAACCTTGATTAAAAATACCTTTTAAATTCAATAACTTACACTAGTCAATATCAAAATAAAAAAATAGTTATAAATTTTTGGAATAAATTTTGATAAGAACTGCTTGCTGTGCAAAAGAATTTTAGAACGCCCTAATTTTGTGCAATTTGCAAGCGTAAAATGACTTTAATTTATTCGCCATTTTCCTTAGGAATTTCAATCTCAATATGCCCTTTCGGACGGCAGCAACAGGTCAGTATTTCATCATCAGCACAGTCGACAAGCGAATCTTGGACAGCCTCAACTTCACCATCGATGAGGCGCACCTTACAACAGCCGCAGTATCCACCGCGGCAGTTATAGGGAGCAGGTATACGTTGTGCTTCTAATGAGTCCAGTAGCGAGAACTCGTACTGATAGTAGAAGGTGTGGAAGTGGTTAACCTTAATTCGCGGAATACCCGACATCAGGCTGGGTATCCCCTACTACAGGTCGAAGTCATCGAAGTCGTCACTGTCGACTTCGTTATCGATCTGACCTACAAGGTAAGAGCTGATCTCTGACTCTTGCGGAGCAACCTGTACGTTGTCACTGACTAGCCATGAGTTCATCCACGGTAGCGGGTTAGCGCGCGTTGGGAATAGCTCTTCAAGACCAAGGGCCTTCATACGGATATTGGTGATGTACTCAACGTAGTCACCCAAAATGCGTGCGTTAAGACCGATCATCGAACCCTTGCTGAATAGGTACTCCGCCCACTCCTTCTCCTGCTCTGCCGCTTCGCGGAAGAGATCGATCACCTGAGGTTTAACCTCTTGTGCGATCTTCTTGAAGTCTGGGTCATCTGATCCCGAGTTCATGATGTTGATCATGTGCTGGGTACCAGTGAGGTGAAGCGCTTCGTCACGTGCGATTAGACGGATAATCTTAGCGTTACCCTCCATTACTGCACGCTCTGCAAAGGCGAACGAGCAGGCAAAGCTCACGTAGAAGCGAATCGCTTCGAGAACGTTTACAGAGACCAGCGTTAGGTAGAGTTTGGTTTTAAGGTTGTAGAGCGTTGCATCGTAGTTTTGACCATCGATGGTGTGCTTACCTTCACCATGTACGGTGTAGACGTTCACTAGCGCAATCAACTCATCGTATAGGCGAGTAACTGCCTCTGCGCGCTTAACGATCTCAGGGTTAGTCACAATCTGGTCAAAGATAACTGAAGGCTCAGTTACGATATTACGAATAATGTGCGTGTATGAGCGACTGTGAATCGTCTCACTGAACGCCCAGGTCTCAAACCAGGTCTCTAGCTCTGGGATAGAGACGATCGGCAAGAAGGCAACGTTAGGCGAACGACCCTGCACAGAGTCGAGCAGCGTCTGATACTTCAAGTTACTTAAGAAGATATGCTGCTCATGCTCTGGAAGCGCTTTAAAGTCTTTACGATCAGTACTGAGGTCAACCTCCTCTGGACGCCAGAAGAAGGAGAGCTGCTTCTCGATGAGCTTCTCGAAAATTGGGTATTTCTGTTTGTCGTATCGCGCTACGTTAACGCCACGACCGAAGAACATCGGTTCACGGGTTGCATCGTGTGAACTGGTACTAAACGTTGAGTAAGACATAAGCCTCAATCGCTCCGAAATAACTTAACTTAACTAAAATTACAACTTACAAGCGCCGCCTTCACAGCCACCCATATCATCGTGCTGATCTTTCGCACCATCACGAGTGTTATGGTAGTAAAGCGTCTTAACACCGTACTTGTAAGCAGTTAGAAGATCTTTAAGCAGCTGCTTCATAGGCACCTTCTCACCTGGGAACTTAGCCGGGTCGTAGTTGGTGTTAGCTGAGATCGATTGGTCTACGAACTTCTGCATGATACCGACCAACTGGAGGTAACCTTCGTTATCTGGGATCGACCAGAGCAATTCATACTGGCTACGCAGTTCAAGGAACTCAGGTACGATCTGCTTCATCACACCATCCTTGCTCGATTTAACTGATACGTAACCACGTGGTGGCTCAATACCGTTGGTCGAGTTGGTGATCTGCGATGATGTTTCACATGGCATCAATGCAGTCAGCGTTGAGTTACGTAGGCCGAACTCACGAATATCTTCGCGAAGCGTCTCCCAGAAGTAGTGAAGCGGCTCATCACAGAAAGTGTCCACTTCACGCTTGTAGGTATCGATTGGCAGAATGCCCTTCGCATAGGTCGTTTCGTTAAACTTAGGACAAGCACCCAGCTCTTTAGCCAAGGTGTTTGACGCTTTAAGCAAGAAGTACTGAATCGCTTCAAAGGTACGGTGTACCAGGCCATTCGCACTACCATCTGAGTAACGAACGCCATTTTTAGCTAGGTAGTATGCAAGGTTAGTCACACCCACACCCAGCGTACGACGCCCCATAGTCGCTGTGTAGGCAGCTGGCACTGGGTAGTCCTGGTAATCAAGTAGGCTATCTAGAGCACGTACAATCAGTTCAGATAGCTCATCAAGCTCATCTAGATTCTGAATCGCACCTAGGTTGAATGCAGAGAGTGTACAAAGAGCAATCTCGCCCTCGGTATCGTCAACATTTTTCAGTGGTTTAGTTGGCAGTGCAATCTCTAGACAGAGGTTTGACTGTTTAACTGGTGCCACTGCTGGGTCGAATGGACTGTGGGTGTTACAGTGGTCGACGTTCTGAATGTAGATACGACCTGTAGATGCACGCTCTGACGCGAGAATACCAAACAGCTCAACCGCTTTAATGGTCTGCTTACGAATTGAAGGATCCGCTTCGTACTGCTCGTAAAGCTTCTCAAACTTATCCTGATCAGCGAAGAACGCTTCGTAAAGGCCTGGCACCTCATGTGGGCTGAATAGCGTGATGTTTCCGCCTTTGATAAGACGCTGGTACATCATGCGGTTGATCTGCACGCCGTAGTCAAGGTGACGTACGCGGTTCTCTTCAACACCACGGTTGTTCTTAAGAACTAGAAGTGACTCAACCTCTAAGTGCCAAATTGGGTAGAACAGCGTTGCTGCACCACCACGCACACCACCCTGCGAACAGCTCTTAACCGCTGTCTGGAAGTGTTTGTAGAACGGGATACAGCCAGTGTGGAACGCTTCACCCTGACGGATCGGACTGCCTAGTGCACGAATACGACCGGCATTGATGCCGATACCAGCACGCTGCGATACATACTTAACAATCGCCGAGGCGGTAGAGTTGATTGAATCTAGGCTATCATCCGCTTCGATCAATACACACGAGCTAAACTGACGCGTTGGCGTACGGACACCCGCCATGATCGGCGTAGGTAGTGAAAGCTTAAATAGCGAACAGGCATCGTAGAAACGTTTCACGTAGCCCATACGTGTATCTTGTGGGTATTTAGAGAATAAACATGCAGCAACTAGCATATAAAGCTGCTGCGGGCTCTCATAGATCTTACCGGTAACACGGTTCTGCAGAAGGTACTTACCTTCCAACTGTTTAACAGCAGCGTAGCTGAAGTTCATATCACGGTCGTGAGCGAGATAGTCATTCATCTCGTTGAATTCAGCTTCAGAGTAATCTTCTAGTAGGTGCTGGTCGTAGCGCTTATCAGCGACCATCGCCTGAACATGAGCATATAGGTGTGGCGGTTCAAAGGTACCAAACGCTTTCTTACGAAGATGGAAGATAGCAAGACGGGCAGCTAGATACTGGTAATCTGGCGCCTCTTCAGAGATCAAATCCGCTGCAGACTTAATTAGCGTCTCGTGAATGTCCGAGGTAGAGATCCCCTCGAAGAACTGCATATTTGCACTCAACTCTACTTGAGAGACTGAAACCGTAGCTAAATCCCCTGCTGCCCAGGTGATTACCTTATGGATCTTTTCAAGATCTAGAGACTCTTGGTTTCCGTCTCGTTTCGTAACTTTAAGCGCTTGTTGCATTTTTAGATTCCGTCTTATTCGCTCAACATGAGTTTTTCCAGGGAGTTAACCTCTTAAATCAAGAAGTTGTGGTTAAAACTCATACTACATGCTGTTGTGTCTGGGGAGTTAAAACACACTATATATAGTGAACCCCTAACCCATAGACACAAAATATAGTGATTTTTGAGCCTAATGCAACACTAAATATAGTGCTTTTTTTACTTGACTTATAGGACAGGAAGAGAAGAGCCAGAGATGGCGCGGGTTGCAGAAAAATCTGCCTT includes these proteins:
- a CDS encoding tRNA-(ms[2]io[6]A)-hydroxylase, translating into MDVLAEIQAFLGCETPESWIDMAKDPVQLQLLLTDHAHCEKKAASTAMTLMFRYVDHLDLLDKMSRLAREELVHFEKVLGIMKRRKLRYGSLSASRYAGGMHTLVRRDEPDRLIDTLIVGAFIEARSCERFAKLAPYLDEELQKFYLSLLKSEGRHYQDYLHLAQSNASCSIEDRIALFRKRENELVLEEDSEFRFHSGAPAQSLLAKAS
- the acnB gene encoding bifunctional aconitate hydratase 2/2-methylisocitrate dehydratase, which codes for MLEAYRKHVAERAAEGVPPKPLDADQTSALVELLKNPPAGEEEFLLDLITNRVPAGVDQAAYVKAGFLAAITTGEASSPLISAEHAVELLGTMLGGYNIEPMIACLDNAALAPVAAKGLSNTLLMFDAFHDVKEKMDAGNAAAKQVMESWAAGEWFTSKPALADKITVTVFKVPGETNTDDLSPAPDAWSRPDIPLHANAMLKMEREGINPEEPGVKGPLAQIEEVKAKGFPVAYVGDVVGTGSSRKSATNSVLWFFGDDIPNVPNKRAGGYCFGGKIAPIFYNTMEDAGALPIEMPVDKLEMGDVIDVFPYEGKVKRHGTEEVISEFELKTQVLIDEVRAGGRIPLIIGRGLTEKAREALGLGASDLFRKPQQPADTGKGYSLAQKMVGKACGMDGVRPGMYCEPKMTTVGSQDTTGPMTRDELKDLACLGFSADLVMQSFCHTAAYPKPVDVNTHHTLPDFIMNRGGVSLRPGDGVIHSWLNRMLLPDTVGTGGDSHTRFPLGISFPAGSGLVAFAAATGVMPLDMPESVLVRFKGKRNAGITLRDLVHAIPYYAIKAGHLTVAKAGKKNIFSGRVLEIEGLEDLTVEQAFELSDASAERSAAGCTITLGEDSVAEYLRSNIVMLKWMLAEGYGDVRTISRRIKGMEEWLANPSLMRADADAEYAAVIEIDLADIKEPILCAPNDPDDARLLSDVQGAAINEVFIGSCMTNIGHFRAAGKLLEASGKSIPTRMWIAPPTKMDAAQLSDEGYYNVFGKAGARMEMPGCSLCMGNQARVAAKSTVVSTSTRNFPNRLGDGADVFLASAELAAVAALEGKLPTVAEYMEYAQKIDSMAGDIYRYLNFDQMDNYVAKASSVIPTVEA
- a CDS encoding DUF1415 domain-containing protein, encoding MSDNRSSAIETTKAWVDRFVVALNLCPFAKHPLDQGKVRFVEYTGKDLAQLSQTLLDEIEQLDRSEAIETTLLVVPEMLHDFEEYLDYLAGVEMLMDELGYTGTYQIAGFHPDYVFEGVAPFDPANHTNRSPHPMLHIIREASVAWAIETHPDIDAIPERNVELLREMGVKGIIEQISGKH
- the yfaE gene encoding class I ribonucleotide reductase maintenance protein YfaE, which codes for MSGIPRIKVNHFHTFYYQYEFSLLDSLEAQRIPAPYNCRGGYCGCCKVRLIDGEVEAVQDSLVDCADDEILTCCCRPKGHIEIEIPKENGE
- the nrdB gene encoding class Ia ribonucleoside-diphosphate reductase subunit beta, which encodes MSYSTFSTSSHDATREPMFFGRGVNVARYDKQKYPIFEKLIEKQLSFFWRPEEVDLSTDRKDFKALPEHEQHIFLSNLKYQTLLDSVQGRSPNVAFLPIVSIPELETWFETWAFSETIHSRSYTHIIRNIVTEPSVIFDQIVTNPEIVKRAEAVTRLYDELIALVNVYTVHGEGKHTIDGQNYDATLYNLKTKLYLTLVSVNVLEAIRFYVSFACSFAFAERAVMEGNAKIIRLIARDEALHLTGTQHMINIMNSGSDDPDFKKIAQEVKPQVIDLFREAAEQEKEWAEYLFSKGSMIGLNARILGDYVEYITNIRMKALGLEELFPTRANPLPWMNSWLVSDNVQVAPQESEISSYLVGQIDNEVDSDDFDDFDL
- the nrdA gene encoding class 1a ribonucleoside-diphosphate reductase subunit alpha produces the protein MQQALKVTKRDGNQESLDLEKIHKVITWAAGDLATVSVSQVELSANMQFFEGISTSDIHETLIKSAADLISEEAPDYQYLAARLAIFHLRKKAFGTFEPPHLYAHVQAMVADKRYDQHLLEDYSEAEFNEMNDYLAHDRDMNFSYAAVKQLEGKYLLQNRVTGKIYESPQQLYMLVAACLFSKYPQDTRMGYVKRFYDACSLFKLSLPTPIMAGVRTPTRQFSSCVLIEADDSLDSINSTASAIVKYVSQRAGIGINAGRIRALGSPIRQGEAFHTGCIPFYKHFQTAVKSCSQGGVRGGAATLFYPIWHLEVESLLVLKNNRGVEENRVRHLDYGVQINRMMYQRLIKGGNITLFSPHEVPGLYEAFFADQDKFEKLYEQYEADPSIRKQTIKAVELFGILASERASTGRIYIQNVDHCNTHSPFDPAVAPVKQSNLCLEIALPTKPLKNVDDTEGEIALCTLSAFNLGAIQNLDELDELSELIVRALDSLLDYQDYPVPAAYTATMGRRTLGVGVTNLAYYLAKNGVRYSDGSANGLVHRTFEAIQYFLLKASNTLAKELGACPKFNETTYAKGILPIDTYKREVDTFCDEPLHYFWETLREDIREFGLRNSTLTALMPCETSSQITNSTNGIEPPRGYVSVKSSKDGVMKQIVPEFLELRSQYELLWSIPDNEGYLQLVGIMQKFVDQSISANTNYDPAKFPGEKVPMKQLLKDLLTAYKYGVKTLYYHNTRDGAKDQHDDMGGCEGGACKL